Proteins encoded together in one Mastomys coucha isolate ucsf_1 unplaced genomic scaffold, UCSF_Mcou_1 pScaffold16, whole genome shotgun sequence window:
- the Shc1 gene encoding SHC-transforming protein 1 isoform X2, giving the protein MRPCFVFPLGLELYPLGLLSLAGSQLWSTAVVVEDANGPGSLELPPRSLTDMNKLSGGGGRRTRVEGGQLGGEEWTRHGSFVNKPTRGWLHPNDKVMGPGVSYLVRYMGCVEVLQSMRALDFNTRTQVTREAISLVCEAVPGAKGATRRRKPCSRPLGSILGRSNLKFAGMPITLTVSTSSLNLMAADCKQIIANHHMQSISFASGGDPDTAEYVAYVAKDPVNQRACHILECPEGLAQDVISTIGQAFELRFKQYLRNPPKLVTPHDRMAGFDGSAWDEEEEEPPDHQYYNDFPGKEPPLGGVVDMRLREGAVRPTLPSAQMPSHLGATLPIGQHAAGDHEVRKQMLPPPPCPGRELFDDPSYVNIQNLDKARQSGGGAGPPNPSVNGSAPRDLFDMKPFEDALRVPPSPQSMSMAEQLQGESWFHGKLSRREAEALLQLNGDFLVRESTTTPGQYVLTGLQSGQPKHLLLVDPEGVVRTKDHRFESVSHLISYHMDNHLPIISAGSELCLQQPVDRKV; this is encoded by the exons ATGCGACCCTG ctttGTCTTTCCTCTTGGCCTCGAACTATATCCACTGGGACTACTTTCCCTTGCTGGTTCGCAGTTGTGGTCCACAGCTGTTGTGGTGGAGGATGCTAATGGCCCAGGTTCCCTGGAGCTACCACCTCGCTCACTCACT GACATGAACAAGCTGAGTGGAGGCGGCGGGCGCAGGACTCGGGTAGAAGGGGGCCAGCTGGGGGGCGAGGAGTGGACCAGACACGGGAGCTTTGTCAATAAGCCCACACGAGGCTGGCTGCATCCCAACGACAAAGTCATGGGACCTGGGGTTTCCTACTTGGTTCGG TACATGGGTTGTGTGGAGGTTTTACAGTCAATGCGAGCCCTTGACTTCAACACCCggactcaggtcaccag GGAGGCCATCAGTTTGGTGTGTGAAGCTGTGCCTGGTGCCAAAGGGGCGACAAGGAGGAGAAAG CCTTGTAGCCGCCCACTTGGCTCTATCCTGGGGAGGAGTAACCTGAAGTTCGCTGGAATGCCAATCACTCTCACCGTGTCTACCAGCAGCCTTAACCTCATGGCAGCAGACTGCAAACAG ATCATTGCCAACCATCACATGCAATCTATCTCATTCGCGTCTGGTGGGGATCCG GACACAGCTGAGTATGTTGCCTATGTTGCCAAAGACCCTGTGAATCAGAGAG CCTGCCATATCCTGGAGTGTCCTGAAGGGCTTGCTCAGGATGTCATCAGCACCATCGGTCAGGCCTTTGAGTTGCGCTTCAAACAGTATCTCAGGAATCCACCGAAGCTGGTCACCCCCCATGACAG GATGGCTGGCTTTGATGGCTCAGCttgggatgaggaggaagaagaacccCCTGACCATCAGTACTACAATGACTTCCCAGGGAAGGAACCCCCTCTCGGTGGGGTGGTAGATATGAGGCTTCGGGAAGGGGCTGTTCGACCCACTCTGCCCAGTGCCCAGATGCCCAGCCACTTGGGAGCCACACTG CCTATAGGGCAGCATGCTGCAGGAGACCATGAAGTCCGTAAACAGATGCTGCCTCCACCACCTTGCCCAG GCAGAGAACTCTTCGATGACCCCTCCTATGTCAACATCCAGAATCTAGACAAGGCCCGGCAATCTGGGGGTGGGGCCGGGCCCCCAAATCCTTCTGTTAATGGCAGTGCACCCCGAGACCTCTTTGACATGA AGCCCTTTGAAGACGCACTTCGGGTGCCGCCATCCCCCCAGTCCATGTCCATGGCTGAGCAGCTGCAAGGGGAGTCCTGGTTCCATGGGAAGCTGAGCCGGCGGGAGGCCGAAGCTCTTCTGCAGCTCAATGGCGACTTCCTAGTGCGAGAGAGTACAACCACGCCTGGCCAGTATGTGCTCACTGGCCTGCAGAGTGGGCAGCCCAAGCACTTGCTTCTGGTGGACCCTGAAGGTGTG GTTCGGACAAAGGATCACCGATTTGAGAGTGTCAGTCACCTGATCAGCTACCACATGGACAATCACTTGCCCATCATCTCTGCAGGCAGCGAACTGTGTCTACAGCAACCTGTGGATCGGAAAGTGTGA
- the Shc1 gene encoding SHC-transforming protein 1 isoform X1: MDLLPPKPKYNPLRNESLSSLEEGASGSTPPEELPSPSASSLGPILPPLPGDDSPTTLCSFFPRMNNLKLANPAGGRLGPKGEPGKAAEDGEGSAGAALRDSGLLPLLQDMNKLSGGGGRRTRVEGGQLGGEEWTRHGSFVNKPTRGWLHPNDKVMGPGVSYLVRYMGCVEVLQSMRALDFNTRTQVTREAISLVCEAVPGAKGATRRRKPCSRPLGSILGRSNLKFAGMPITLTVSTSSLNLMAADCKQIIANHHMQSISFASGGDPDTAEYVAYVAKDPVNQRACHILECPEGLAQDVISTIGQAFELRFKQYLRNPPKLVTPHDRMAGFDGSAWDEEEEEPPDHQYYNDFPGKEPPLGGVVDMRLREGAVRPTLPSAQMPSHLGATLPIGQHAAGDHEVRKQMLPPPPCPGRELFDDPSYVNIQNLDKARQSGGGAGPPNPSVNGSAPRDLFDMKPFEDALRVPPSPQSMSMAEQLQGESWFHGKLSRREAEALLQLNGDFLVRESTTTPGQYVLTGLQSGQPKHLLLVDPEGVVRTKDHRFESVSHLISYHMDNHLPIISAGSELCLQQPVDRKV; the protein is encoded by the exons ATGGATCTTCTACCCCCCAAGCCGAAGTACAACCCACTTCGGAATGAGTCTCTGTCATCGCTGGAGGAGGGGGCTTCAGGGTCTACCCCACCGGAGGAGCTACCTTCCCCATCAGCCTCGTCCCTGGGACCCATTCTGCCTCCTCTGCCGGGGGACGATAGTCCGACTACCCTGTGTTCCTTCTTTCCCCGGATGAACAACCTGAAGCTGGCCAATCCTGCTGGGGGGCGCTTGGGACCtaaaggggaaccaggaaaggctGCTGAAGATGGGGAAGGGAGTGCAGGGGCAGCCCTTCGGGACTCAGGCCTCTTGCCCCTCCTCCAGGACATGAACAAGCTGAGTGGAGGCGGCGGGCGCAGGACTCGGGTAGAAGGGGGCCAGCTGGGGGGCGAGGAGTGGACCAGACACGGGAGCTTTGTCAATAAGCCCACACGAGGCTGGCTGCATCCCAACGACAAAGTCATGGGACCTGGGGTTTCCTACTTGGTTCGG TACATGGGTTGTGTGGAGGTTTTACAGTCAATGCGAGCCCTTGACTTCAACACCCggactcaggtcaccag GGAGGCCATCAGTTTGGTGTGTGAAGCTGTGCCTGGTGCCAAAGGGGCGACAAGGAGGAGAAAG CCTTGTAGCCGCCCACTTGGCTCTATCCTGGGGAGGAGTAACCTGAAGTTCGCTGGAATGCCAATCACTCTCACCGTGTCTACCAGCAGCCTTAACCTCATGGCAGCAGACTGCAAACAG ATCATTGCCAACCATCACATGCAATCTATCTCATTCGCGTCTGGTGGGGATCCG GACACAGCTGAGTATGTTGCCTATGTTGCCAAAGACCCTGTGAATCAGAGAG CCTGCCATATCCTGGAGTGTCCTGAAGGGCTTGCTCAGGATGTCATCAGCACCATCGGTCAGGCCTTTGAGTTGCGCTTCAAACAGTATCTCAGGAATCCACCGAAGCTGGTCACCCCCCATGACAG GATGGCTGGCTTTGATGGCTCAGCttgggatgaggaggaagaagaacccCCTGACCATCAGTACTACAATGACTTCCCAGGGAAGGAACCCCCTCTCGGTGGGGTGGTAGATATGAGGCTTCGGGAAGGGGCTGTTCGACCCACTCTGCCCAGTGCCCAGATGCCCAGCCACTTGGGAGCCACACTG CCTATAGGGCAGCATGCTGCAGGAGACCATGAAGTCCGTAAACAGATGCTGCCTCCACCACCTTGCCCAG GCAGAGAACTCTTCGATGACCCCTCCTATGTCAACATCCAGAATCTAGACAAGGCCCGGCAATCTGGGGGTGGGGCCGGGCCCCCAAATCCTTCTGTTAATGGCAGTGCACCCCGAGACCTCTTTGACATGA AGCCCTTTGAAGACGCACTTCGGGTGCCGCCATCCCCCCAGTCCATGTCCATGGCTGAGCAGCTGCAAGGGGAGTCCTGGTTCCATGGGAAGCTGAGCCGGCGGGAGGCCGAAGCTCTTCTGCAGCTCAATGGCGACTTCCTAGTGCGAGAGAGTACAACCACGCCTGGCCAGTATGTGCTCACTGGCCTGCAGAGTGGGCAGCCCAAGCACTTGCTTCTGGTGGACCCTGAAGGTGTG GTTCGGACAAAGGATCACCGATTTGAGAGTGTCAGTCACCTGATCAGCTACCACATGGACAATCACTTGCCCATCATCTCTGCAGGCAGCGAACTGTGTCTACAGCAACCTGTGGATCGGAAAGTGTGA
- the Shc1 gene encoding SHC-transforming protein 1 isoform X3 — protein MNKLSGGGGRRTRVEGGQLGGEEWTRHGSFVNKPTRGWLHPNDKVMGPGVSYLVRYMGCVEVLQSMRALDFNTRTQVTREAISLVCEAVPGAKGATRRRKPCSRPLGSILGRSNLKFAGMPITLTVSTSSLNLMAADCKQIIANHHMQSISFASGGDPDTAEYVAYVAKDPVNQRACHILECPEGLAQDVISTIGQAFELRFKQYLRNPPKLVTPHDRMAGFDGSAWDEEEEEPPDHQYYNDFPGKEPPLGGVVDMRLREGAVRPTLPSAQMPSHLGATLPIGQHAAGDHEVRKQMLPPPPCPGRELFDDPSYVNIQNLDKARQSGGGAGPPNPSVNGSAPRDLFDMKPFEDALRVPPSPQSMSMAEQLQGESWFHGKLSRREAEALLQLNGDFLVRESTTTPGQYVLTGLQSGQPKHLLLVDPEGVVRTKDHRFESVSHLISYHMDNHLPIISAGSELCLQQPVDRKV, from the exons ATGAACAAGCTGAGTGGAGGCGGCGGGCGCAGGACTCGGGTAGAAGGGGGCCAGCTGGGGGGCGAGGAGTGGACCAGACACGGGAGCTTTGTCAATAAGCCCACACGAGGCTGGCTGCATCCCAACGACAAAGTCATGGGACCTGGGGTTTCCTACTTGGTTCGG TACATGGGTTGTGTGGAGGTTTTACAGTCAATGCGAGCCCTTGACTTCAACACCCggactcaggtcaccag GGAGGCCATCAGTTTGGTGTGTGAAGCTGTGCCTGGTGCCAAAGGGGCGACAAGGAGGAGAAAG CCTTGTAGCCGCCCACTTGGCTCTATCCTGGGGAGGAGTAACCTGAAGTTCGCTGGAATGCCAATCACTCTCACCGTGTCTACCAGCAGCCTTAACCTCATGGCAGCAGACTGCAAACAG ATCATTGCCAACCATCACATGCAATCTATCTCATTCGCGTCTGGTGGGGATCCG GACACAGCTGAGTATGTTGCCTATGTTGCCAAAGACCCTGTGAATCAGAGAG CCTGCCATATCCTGGAGTGTCCTGAAGGGCTTGCTCAGGATGTCATCAGCACCATCGGTCAGGCCTTTGAGTTGCGCTTCAAACAGTATCTCAGGAATCCACCGAAGCTGGTCACCCCCCATGACAG GATGGCTGGCTTTGATGGCTCAGCttgggatgaggaggaagaagaacccCCTGACCATCAGTACTACAATGACTTCCCAGGGAAGGAACCCCCTCTCGGTGGGGTGGTAGATATGAGGCTTCGGGAAGGGGCTGTTCGACCCACTCTGCCCAGTGCCCAGATGCCCAGCCACTTGGGAGCCACACTG CCTATAGGGCAGCATGCTGCAGGAGACCATGAAGTCCGTAAACAGATGCTGCCTCCACCACCTTGCCCAG GCAGAGAACTCTTCGATGACCCCTCCTATGTCAACATCCAGAATCTAGACAAGGCCCGGCAATCTGGGGGTGGGGCCGGGCCCCCAAATCCTTCTGTTAATGGCAGTGCACCCCGAGACCTCTTTGACATGA AGCCCTTTGAAGACGCACTTCGGGTGCCGCCATCCCCCCAGTCCATGTCCATGGCTGAGCAGCTGCAAGGGGAGTCCTGGTTCCATGGGAAGCTGAGCCGGCGGGAGGCCGAAGCTCTTCTGCAGCTCAATGGCGACTTCCTAGTGCGAGAGAGTACAACCACGCCTGGCCAGTATGTGCTCACTGGCCTGCAGAGTGGGCAGCCCAAGCACTTGCTTCTGGTGGACCCTGAAGGTGTG GTTCGGACAAAGGATCACCGATTTGAGAGTGTCAGTCACCTGATCAGCTACCACATGGACAATCACTTGCCCATCATCTCTGCAGGCAGCGAACTGTGTCTACAGCAACCTGTGGATCGGAAAGTGTGA
- the Pygo2 gene encoding pygopus homolog 2 isoform X1 yields the protein MAASAPPPPDKLEGGSGPAPPPAPPSTGRKQGKAGLQMKSPEKKRRKSNTQGPAYSHLTEFAPPPTPMVDHLVASNPFEDDFGAPKVGGAGPPFLGSPVPFGGFRVQGGMAGQVPPGYGTGGGGGPQPLRRQPPPFPPNPMGPAFNMPPQGPGYPPPGNMNFPSQPFNQSLGQNFSPPGGQMMPGPVGGFGPMISPTMGQPPRGELGPPPLPQRFTQPGAPFGPSLQRPGQGLPSLPPNTSPFPGPDPGFPGPGGEDGGKPLNPPAPTAFPQEPHSGSPAAAVNGSQPSFPPSSSGRGGGTPDANSLAPPGKAGGGSGPQPPPGLVYPCGACRSEVNDDQDAILCEASCQKWFHRECTGMTESAYGLLTTEASAVWACDLCLKTKEIQSVYIREGMGQLVAANDG from the exons ATGGCCGCCTCGGCGCCGCCCCCACCGGACAAGCTGGAGGGAGGCAGCGGCCCCGCACCGCCCCCCGCGCCGCCCAGCACCGGGAGGAAGCAGGGCAAGGCCG gtctGCAAATGAAGAGCCCTGAAAAGAAGCGAAGAAAGTCCAATACTCAG GGTCCTGCATACTCACATCTGACGGAGTTtgccccacccccgacccccatGGTGGATCATCTGGTCGCTTCTAACCCCTTTGAGGATGACTTTGGAGCCCCTAAGGTGGGGGGCGCAGGCCCCCCGTTCCTCGGCAGTCCGGTGCCCTTTGGAGGCTTTCGTGTACAGGGGGGCATGGCGGGCCAGGTACCCCCAGGCTATGgcactggaggaggaggaggtcccCAGCCACTTCGTCGGCagccccctccttttcctcccaacCCTATGGGTCCAGCCTTTAATATGCCTCCTCAGGGCCCTGGCTACCCACCCCCAGGCAACATGAACTTTCCCAGTCAACCCTTCAACCAGTCTCTGGGCCAAAACTTTAGCCCACCTGGTGGGCAGATGATGCCAGGCCCAGTGGGGGGATTTGGTCCCATGATCTCGCCCACCATGGGACAGCCTCCTAGAGGGGAGCTGGGTCCGCCTCCTCTCCCTCAACGCTTTACCCAACCAGGAGCACCTTTTGGTCCTTCTCTTCAGAGACCTGGTCAGGGACTCCCCAGCCTGCCTCCCAACACAAGTCCTTTCCCTGGTCCAGACCCTGGTTTTCCTGGCCCTGGTGGTGAGGATGGTGGGAAGCCCTTGAACCCACCTGCCCCCACTGCTTTTCCCCAGGAGCCCCACTCGGgctcccctgctgctgctgttaacGGGAGTCAGCCCAGTTTCCCCCCGAGCAGCAGCGGCCGAGGTGGGGGCACTCCAGATGCCAACAGTCTGGCACCCCCTGGCAAGGCAGGTGGAGGCTCAGGGCCCCAGCCTCCCCCAGGCCTGGTGTACCCTTGTGGTGCCTGTCGGAGCGAGGTGAATGATGACCAGGATGCCATTCTGTGTGAGGCCTCCTGCCAGAAGTGGTTTCACCGCGAGTGTACCGGCATGACCGAGAGTGCCTACGGCCTGCTGACCACCGAGGCCTCTGCCGTCTGGGCCTGTGATCTCTGCCTCAAGACCAAGGAGATCCAGTCTGTCTACATCCGAGAGGGCATGGGCCAGTTGGTGGCTGCTAACGATGGGTGA
- the Pygo2 gene encoding pygopus homolog 2 isoform X2 translates to MKSPEKKRRKSNTQGPAYSHLTEFAPPPTPMVDHLVASNPFEDDFGAPKVGGAGPPFLGSPVPFGGFRVQGGMAGQVPPGYGTGGGGGPQPLRRQPPPFPPNPMGPAFNMPPQGPGYPPPGNMNFPSQPFNQSLGQNFSPPGGQMMPGPVGGFGPMISPTMGQPPRGELGPPPLPQRFTQPGAPFGPSLQRPGQGLPSLPPNTSPFPGPDPGFPGPGGEDGGKPLNPPAPTAFPQEPHSGSPAAAVNGSQPSFPPSSSGRGGGTPDANSLAPPGKAGGGSGPQPPPGLVYPCGACRSEVNDDQDAILCEASCQKWFHRECTGMTESAYGLLTTEASAVWACDLCLKTKEIQSVYIREGMGQLVAANDG, encoded by the exons ATGAAGAGCCCTGAAAAGAAGCGAAGAAAGTCCAATACTCAG GGTCCTGCATACTCACATCTGACGGAGTTtgccccacccccgacccccatGGTGGATCATCTGGTCGCTTCTAACCCCTTTGAGGATGACTTTGGAGCCCCTAAGGTGGGGGGCGCAGGCCCCCCGTTCCTCGGCAGTCCGGTGCCCTTTGGAGGCTTTCGTGTACAGGGGGGCATGGCGGGCCAGGTACCCCCAGGCTATGgcactggaggaggaggaggtcccCAGCCACTTCGTCGGCagccccctccttttcctcccaacCCTATGGGTCCAGCCTTTAATATGCCTCCTCAGGGCCCTGGCTACCCACCCCCAGGCAACATGAACTTTCCCAGTCAACCCTTCAACCAGTCTCTGGGCCAAAACTTTAGCCCACCTGGTGGGCAGATGATGCCAGGCCCAGTGGGGGGATTTGGTCCCATGATCTCGCCCACCATGGGACAGCCTCCTAGAGGGGAGCTGGGTCCGCCTCCTCTCCCTCAACGCTTTACCCAACCAGGAGCACCTTTTGGTCCTTCTCTTCAGAGACCTGGTCAGGGACTCCCCAGCCTGCCTCCCAACACAAGTCCTTTCCCTGGTCCAGACCCTGGTTTTCCTGGCCCTGGTGGTGAGGATGGTGGGAAGCCCTTGAACCCACCTGCCCCCACTGCTTTTCCCCAGGAGCCCCACTCGGgctcccctgctgctgctgttaacGGGAGTCAGCCCAGTTTCCCCCCGAGCAGCAGCGGCCGAGGTGGGGGCACTCCAGATGCCAACAGTCTGGCACCCCCTGGCAAGGCAGGTGGAGGCTCAGGGCCCCAGCCTCCCCCAGGCCTGGTGTACCCTTGTGGTGCCTGTCGGAGCGAGGTGAATGATGACCAGGATGCCATTCTGTGTGAGGCCTCCTGCCAGAAGTGGTTTCACCGCGAGTGTACCGGCATGACCGAGAGTGCCTACGGCCTGCTGACCACCGAGGCCTCTGCCGTCTGGGCCTGTGATCTCTGCCTCAAGACCAAGGAGATCCAGTCTGTCTACATCCGAGAGGGCATGGGCCAGTTGGTGGCTGCTAACGATGGGTGA